The window GGTTTCTTTCAAACAAACACTTCGCCACACAAACTGAGCGCGTCAAAGAGCTGGCTAAGTTTGCAGAATTACGTTTACTCGATCGTTTTGATATCGTTGTACCAATTCTTTTTGGCCTGAGTATTTACTTATTAGGCGTATGGCTTGAGAGCTATTACCCAAACCTGAACACCAATGGCATGCAATTGCTGGTCTGGGGGTTTGCTATATCTACCGTAGTGTTATATCACGCCACATTCACGGTGAACTCGCTCGCACACGTTTGGGGCAAGCGTCGCTATGCAACTAGCGATCAAAGCCGCAATAACCTATGGATTGCATTGTTAACCTTAGGCGAAGGCTGGCATAACAACCATCATCACTACCCTGGCTCTGCGCGACAAGGTTTTTATTGGTGGGAAATAGACTTAACGTTTTATGGCTTAAAGCTACTTGCAGCCTGCGGGTTAATATGGGACGTCAGAACTGTTCCCACAGCTATCCGCGAATCAAAAAAAATAAATAGAACAATCAGTCGTTAAAGTTCAGGGAAATAGTCATTTGAAAATCGCCATTATAGGTAGCGGTATTGCAGGTAACACTATTGCATACCACTTAAACAAACAACACGATGTCACCGTATTTGAGGCAGAAAGCCACATTGGCGGCCATACGCATACACATCACATCAAGCATGAAGGCAATGAATATAATGTAGATACTGGCTTTATTGTATTCAATGACCGCACGTACCCTAATTTCATCGCCTTGCTTGATGAGTTAAAGGTGGCTTGGCAGCCCAGCGAAATGAGCTTTAGTGTTCAATGTGAAAAAACTGGCTTGGAATATAACGGCACCAATTTAAACAGCCTATTTGCGCAACGCCGCAATCTATTTAAGCCGTCATTTCACCAAATGATTCGCGATATTTTACGTTTTAACAAAACTTCACTTGAACTACTCACTGATGGTAACGAAATTAAATTGGGTGATTATCTAAAGCAAGGTAAATACAGTCAGCAGTTTATTGACCATTACATCATCCCTATGGGTTCGGCCATTTGGTCTACTGAAGCGCGCCAAATGTTAGATTTTCCAGCGCGCTTTTTTGTACGATTCTTCCATCATCACGGCATGTTAACGGTGAATAACAGGCCGCAATGGCGTACGATTACTAATGGCTCAGCTAGCTATGTGAGCGCATTGACTGAAAGTTTTAAAGACAAAATCAGACTCAACACCCCTGTAGAAAGCGTGCGCAGATTAGCTTCATCTGTGCGTGTTAAGCCATTACATGGTGATGAAGAAAAATTTGATTACGTATTTTTTGCCTGCCATAGCGACCAAGCATTAAAACTACTTAGCGATAAAAAAGCGAATGAAATTGAAATACTGAGTGCGATTCCTTATCAACAAAACACCATATTTTTGCACCATGACGTTTCACTGATGCCTAAGCGCAAATTAGCATGGGCAGCTTGGAATTACCATGTTACCAATCCGCATGCTGAGCAAGTTGCTGTGACTTACAACATGAATATTCTGCAAAATCTACAATCAAATGAGCCTCTGCTTGTGACGTTAAACCACACTAAGTTTATTAACCCCGCCAAAGTCATTAAGCGCCTGAAATACATGCACCCTATTTACACTTTGGCCGGTGCCGCAGCACAAGCTAGGCATGCTGAAATTAGCGGTAAGAATAGAACAGGTTTTGCTGGCGCATACTGGCGCA is drawn from Methylotenera versatilis 301 and contains these coding sequences:
- a CDS encoding acyl-CoA desaturase encodes the protein MLKKIIKWFDNEAVIIPEDGLSYRANWRQIDLWRVIPFVLLHLACFAVFWVEFSWFALVFAIALYAIRMFAITGFYHRYFSHKAFRTTRVFQFILAVFGATAVQRGPLWWASHHRHHHIKSDEIDDAHSPVQHGFLWSHLGWFLSNKHFATQTERVKELAKFAELRLLDRFDIVVPILFGLSIYLLGVWLESYYPNLNTNGMQLLVWGFAISTVVLYHATFTVNSLAHVWGKRRYATSDQSRNNLWIALLTLGEGWHNNHHHYPGSARQGFYWWEIDLTFYGLKLLAACGLIWDVRTVPTAIRESKKINRTISR
- a CDS encoding NAD(P)/FAD-dependent oxidoreductase, encoding MKIAIIGSGIAGNTIAYHLNKQHDVTVFEAESHIGGHTHTHHIKHEGNEYNVDTGFIVFNDRTYPNFIALLDELKVAWQPSEMSFSVQCEKTGLEYNGTNLNSLFAQRRNLFKPSFHQMIRDILRFNKTSLELLTDGNEIKLGDYLKQGKYSQQFIDHYIIPMGSAIWSTEARQMLDFPARFFVRFFHHHGMLTVNNRPQWRTITNGSASYVSALTESFKDKIRLNTPVESVRRLASSVRVKPLHGDEEKFDYVFFACHSDQALKLLSDKKANEIEILSAIPYQQNTIFLHHDVSLMPKRKLAWAAWNYHVTNPHAEQVAVTYNMNILQNLQSNEPLLVTLNHTKFINPAKVIKRLKYMHPIYTLAGAAAQARHAEISGKNRTGFAGAYWRNGFHEDGVVSALEAIKHFEQANIGKA